The Chryseobacterium glaciei DNA window CGCTGCTGTTTTACCGAACCCTAAAAAATATGATCCTAAAAATCCGTCACCATATTTGAGAAAGAAACACAATTGGATCATGAGACAAATGAGGAATGTGAGTTTGAAATAGTATCTTTGTACTAATGAAGTTCTTCAATTCCAGTACAAATTTTGAATCTGTTCTTAAAAAATATTTTTCTTTTAAGAATGAAACCCTCTCTTTAGAGCCTTTTGCAGAGTTTCTAGAGAGTATAAAAAAAACAGATTTTACGGATGTTCTTAATTTTTTTAGAAACAATCCGAATTTTGCTGAAAATTTTAAACATTACATTCATAATATTTTCGCCGGAAGACCATTCAATCTGTCTTTAACAGAAGCTAATATTTTGTCTGAAAATGCTTTCTTTCCTGAGCTTAAAAAAAGGATTCTTAATAAAATATTACCACCTGTAGAAAACGAAAAAACCGTTTGGTTTATGGTGGATAATATCAGTTTGAGACCTAAAGCTGATCTAAAATATCTTCACAATCTTCCCGAAAACGAGATCAACGAATTACTTAAAATTTTTGGCGCTGCAGATTTTATCACAAAATCAAAAGTAAAAAAAGAAATGATCTTCGCAATGAGTATCCTTTCGTGGCGTGCTACAGGAATGGCGATGGAAGTGGAAGTGGTAAGAATGGCCCCGCAATACCGAAATTTCGACAATCCGTTTTTGGCTTTACAAAATGAATTGGAAGGTCTTGCCGAAGATTTGGACAAAAATCCGGATCTTCAGTTACACTCAAAAGACAGCAGATATAAGCAGATTAAAATTTATACCGAACAATGTTTGGAATTTGTAAATATTGCCTTTAAAAACTCTTCTAAATACGGTATTTCAGGAAAGATCAATCAATCTCTTTTGAAGATTCGTCAGCAAATGCAGAGAGTTTATGATATTGTAAATTTGTTGGTGATTGATACTGAAGAGGATATTTTAATTAAATCTAAACAGTTGATTTTTAATATATTAAGTTATAAGTCTCATAAAAATAATATTTCGGAACTTATTAATGACAGTACGAGATTAATTTCCCACCTTATTACGAATCATACCGCAGAAACAGGTGCACATTACATTACATCTACCCGAAAAGAGTATATGAAAATGTTCTACAAAGCCAGTGGAGGTGGGATTATCGTTGGAGCATTATGTGTATTGAAAATGCTTTACGGTTACATTCCGGGAAGTGATTTCTCCCATGCATTTTTATATTCAATGAATTATGCCATGGGGTTTGTCATGATTTATCTGATGGGCTTTACGTTGGCAACAAAACAGCCTGCAATGACAGCTGCGACGATGACCAAAGTTCTTTCCGAGGAAGGAAATACTAAAAATGACAGAACAGAATTTGCTCATTTAGTTTCAAAACTATTTAGAAGTCAGTTTATTGCGTTTGTTGGGAATGTGTTATTATCTTTTCCGATTGCGTTGGCAATTATTTATGGGTTGGATGTATTTTTCTCCCAAAATCTTGCGGTTGACCGATCTGATAAATTATTGAAAGACTTAGATCCGTTTCACTCTAAAGCTATTTTGCATGCAAGTATTGCAGGATTTTACCTTTTCATTTCGGGGATAATTTCGGGAAATATTGGAAATAATTCAGTCTTTTTTCAAATACCGGAAAGAATTGCAAAGAACCTTTCTATCAGAAGACTTTTTGGAGCAAAATTCGCCAAAGGATTATCTAAATACTATGCTAAAAACTGGCCGGGAATCGTTTCTAATTTCTGGTTTGGAGTTTTCCTTGGAGCAACAGCTCCTGTGGGATTGTTCTTCGGATTAGACTTAGATATTCGCCACATTACTTTCGCGGCAGGAAACTTTGCGATCGGACTTTACGGAAAAGATTTTTCGGTAGATTCTTATACTTTCTGGATCTCGTTTGTTACCGTTTTCCTGATTGGATTCTTTAACTTTTTGGTAAGTTTCAGCTTATCAATGTTCTTGGCATTCAGATCAAGAAAACTGAATTTTGGACAGGTAAGTGAAATTTATAAAGAAATATTTAGGTATTTTTTCAAAAATCCATTAAAGTTTTTCCTTCCAATAAGCTCTGGATTGGATAAAAGAGCTGATGATATGATGAGTA harbors:
- a CDS encoding recombinase, yielding MKFFNSSTNFESVLKKYFSFKNETLSLEPFAEFLESIKKTDFTDVLNFFRNNPNFAENFKHYIHNIFAGRPFNLSLTEANILSENAFFPELKKRILNKILPPVENEKTVWFMVDNISLRPKADLKYLHNLPENEINELLKIFGAADFITKSKVKKEMIFAMSILSWRATGMAMEVEVVRMAPQYRNFDNPFLALQNELEGLAEDLDKNPDLQLHSKDSRYKQIKIYTEQCLEFVNIAFKNSSKYGISGKINQSLLKIRQQMQRVYDIVNLLVIDTEEDILIKSKQLIFNILSYKSHKNNISELINDSTRLISHLITNHTAETGAHYITSTRKEYMKMFYKASGGGIIVGALCVLKMLYGYIPGSDFSHAFLYSMNYAMGFVMIYLMGFTLATKQPAMTAATMTKVLSEEGNTKNDRTEFAHLVSKLFRSQFIAFVGNVLLSFPIALAIIYGLDVFFSQNLAVDRSDKLLKDLDPFHSKAILHASIAGFYLFISGIISGNIGNNSVFFQIPERIAKNLSIRRLFGAKFAKGLSKYYAKNWPGIVSNFWFGVFLGATAPVGLFFGLDLDIRHITFAAGNFAIGLYGKDFSVDSYTFWISFVTVFLIGFFNFLVSFSLSMFLAFRSRKLNFGQVSEIYKEIFRYFFKNPLKFFLPISSGLDKRADDMMSNTMSTKSEDH